ATATATTGAAATCACGTTTGCGATGCAAACCTTGATTAAGGTGATATTGGCACTGGTATTTCAGTCAATGAAGTCAGTGAAGCACTCTGCTATGATAGCTACCTACAACTTTAGCATGTTGACTCACTGATAATGGTTTAGCCCTAGCCTCTAGCTAGCTGTGCATTAACGTTAGCATTTTGCCAAGTTTGGTCTCATACGTAACTTTAGTGTCTATCTGCCATCTTTGTAATGAAAGCCTCGGCATTTTAATCACGGTTTAAGTCGGTTCAGACAACTATTGGCATCGGTTTGTGATTTATTATGCTAACGTAACTTAACTGTATGGAACTTGGTCCCCATCTTCCATAATGATATCGTTATGTAACAGCCATCGTTTCGGGGActctgatgacagtgaagagccagaaaatggtgactttgcaTCTCTGAGGTACCTTCCAAGGCAATTGCACTGGCAAAGTAAGTAATAATCTCTTAACATTGAAATAACTAaatcataatattaatattagagATATGGTTAACATTCTTAGTGCTAAAGACATTCCCCTCTCTTTGTATCTATTCCTCCAGCTCCACCATCTCGCCGAGTTCCAGGCAGCCGAGTCACTACCCCTCAACCTGGAGAAAACTGTTAAGGTAAAGACTGATCTCTGAAATAATATTGAATACAGTGGCCCCAtctatattaacacagcagtagTCACTCCATTTCAGATCAACAGATTGCATCTGCATTACCATCTGAGATTTTCTGCATACTTTATCCATTACTTTCAAAATCTCAGCCAAATATTTTGTCAGTTAAAACATCTGCATTCATGCAATATTGCCTGAAaagttcattcattattatcaGATTGTATTGAAACACATTGATTTCAATGTCAATCCATTCATGGAGTTGATATAGATAGTGCATACCAAAATATTGAAACATACAAATGCATGTCCAGCATGACcagagatttgtttttgtttgccattgttTGGCCCTGTAGCTCTCAGCCTACCATGGTTAACAGATCACAACCATTTATCTTccttagcacctcaccatgggGCAGGACCGCAACACTCTTCACCACCTCAACTCCCTGCACCTGCACCTGCATTTAACATACGCCCCATGTGTATTATCAGTCATGGTTAACAGATTTAATACAATTTTATACTatcatttaataaaaaaaaattccccCTCTCGCACACCGCCCACCTCACTATGGGCCAGGAACGGCAGTCCCTCCTcaactccctccacccccacaccagCCCTCAACGTGCAGCGAACAGAGGAGCTTTGTAAgtcatgtttctttttaaatttaatctcCTTAATACCCATCTcatatattgtattgtgtaAGCATACTTGGCTTTGGATGCtacataccataaacataaacatatctgtCTGTTTGATTACAGGTGCTGTGAGGAAAAACATGGTGACACGGTTTCAACCGGCGGTGGATCGGGCAACAAGGAGATGTGTTCCGCCTCCATCCACACAAATGGAGTaataggagaaataagcattaaacaatctttttattgaACTTCTTGTCATTCACCAGTTattcattttctgatattttagcTGTGCATAGCGCAGTATTTCattgaagttgtagcctattaGATAAAATATTTCATGTCTGCACTGACCTAGGCCTATAAAGCACTAAATTAGGTTTTGAccacaaaatgaatgtaaagtagcctaggcaatgtaggctacttaacaaaaacagaatagcTTATAACCTGTAACTTTCCATAAATGTCCATTTTATATTTCCATTGAGTAGTGATCACGTTTGTACAGTAAATTGATGTCTTGACTTAAACCTTTTCTGTTAGGTTTATTGACAGTATTGTTAAGTTAAAAATACGAGGCAATGCAGATTAATCGTAGGCCTATAttgctgtagtagcctaggctaggcctagtgatAGTTTTACTTTTACCCTATAGTTGCCTAGTTTTATCCTACAGCAAGAACAgaaggaattttgaaaatgagatAAACGGGTCCAAAACGGACCCGGGCCAGATGAGCCTTTGAGTCCGTTGCGGGTCCGCGGCGGATGTTTGTATCGATTTGCGGATCCCAAACGGACCCGCCGCGGAGGTAAGGTTTTAATCGCGGATGCGGAGTGGATGCAGTGCGGAGCCACGGCGGGTCAGCGATCCGCCTTCGTAGCGGATCCGTTCCTGAGAGCATCTGGACGCCGATACGGGTCCGTTTCGCGGGTCCGTTCCGGAAGCTGTCATACCTCCGCCGCGGAGTCCTTTTGCTGTGTGGGTTGGAGCATGTGTGACTTTGGATATGTCTCTGGCAGTTGCTGTTATTACTCCTCATTCAAAGGGTTTGTAACGAAGCACAACATTTCAGCTTTTATTACCCTTCTGAGTACACAGAAATAGCAATACAAAATGACAACATGAACCTCGCTGACCGGCTGTAAAGTGGAATGTCCACATCCTCTGGGTCCTGGATTGATGAGTGCGAGCTTTTCCTCAGTTCAGCGACCTCCTTTTGCAACCTGTCTACTTGAAGAATCAAGGATTCCTTCTCCTCGGAGAGACTATCTTTGAATCTGCAATAACACACCAGAACACACCAGTTTTAGGTCTTTTTGTTGTCATGCACAGCTTTCAAATAAAGCCGACCTGCTTCAGGAAAGCATCAGAGTGCAAAAAACCGGGTTCCAAAAAACCGCTcgcggccctcgaacccgccacctcgacactcaccggcatgggagtcgaacgctctaaccactgagctaagcTTTAGTCAAACTAAAGCTAATTCTATAACTACGCTAAATCCATTTGCTAATTGAACACCATTGACAAGACCTCAAAACTTTCTCATGCCACACAAtgtagctagttcatgcacaagAACCTTGCGTGTTGATAgattttgcactttgcccatgaTTTTAATTAGGGCACCTGTAGTGTAGGCTATAGTTGCCATTTGCTCTTACCTTTTGAAGCCGCACATCCAGATACGCTGTTGCTCACATAGCCACTCAAACTGCTCAGCCGTTTCACGCAGCTTTTGCAGGCTTCCTTCGTTTTCATGCTGCAGTTCCTCCACCGTCCTGTGGTAGGCGCTGCGCATGTCCTGTAGCTCCTGAGTAAGGGAAGAGTAGTCACCCTGGACGTCCTCCAACTCCCGGTTCTTGCTGTCAATCAAGATAGAGGGGCATGTTAGGCTAATGCTTGAGGAAAATTGTCCCAACGTGTTAAAAAGAATGTATGTGCATTGTGCAGCTTTATGAAAGCCCCTCTGCTAAGTACAGGCCTACAATATTAAGGAACAACAAGTGAAGCTCAGTGTTCTTTTCGCCCATCTATTAcctctgtaggcctataaatacTTGGCAGTCCTTACAAAGACATAATGAACTGTGTGCAATTAAATATCCCACTGAGGTACAATCCACAGAGGTCAATTTTTCACTTCAcaacatcattttttttttccaacaacaAAGATGACCTACAGCCTGGACAGTCAGGTAAAGCTTATGTTACACAGATTCAAGAGACATGATTCATCATTAAATTAGCCTATTATGCCCCACAGGACCATGAAGCAATATAAGTCGTCCCCCCCCCCTACCTCAACTCCAGCATCTGGAATGTGCTACATGCCTCCAGGGGGGAGTTGAACTTCAAGCTCCCCCCTTTTTATCAGCATCATGGCAGTGCTCTACAGCACTCTAGCAGTCACCACAGGGTGATAACGCTTCCTGAGTCATGTCCAAGTTTCCCCAAGTTAGCGTAGGCTTCTACAGTCAGCAAATTACTGGCACAGCAGGCCACCGTGCGCTTTCGCTGACTTAGACTTTCAAATCCCAACTCGTGTGTTTTTGTTCTACGCTTAGCGATACAGGACGTCCGAGATGGATGAAACTTGTGTTAAAACAGGCCAGCGGAACACATGTTTGGAGGAGATGCTTATCCATGTTTTAGGCTCTCGGCTAGGTGGACCCTCCTGTTTTGTCAGGAACATTTTTCCTATTCAAAACCATTTGTCAGGCCATATCGGTTTTCGGATGTATCGTCGAGTGATCGCGCGCCCATCAGGGGATCCCCAGATCAGTCCAGACAACGGTTACCTTTCAATAGTTCATCCAGGTTTCCCACTATCCATCCACTGcctgtgcttatgtgcatatTTGCAGTAATATTTTCCCTATTGAGATTGTTGACATATGAAAATACCAGTTTTCCTATTCATTTGCCACTATTTTCATAGGCTACAAAGGGAATGAGCCAAGACAAAGGTCAAATATGGCTTTTATATCTGAAATACTCTACACAATGTGCAATgtcaacataggcctacttgactGCACTGGAGACATTCTCAATGCTAAACCCCGGTTAACAGCCTGAGGCGATCGGATTTTTCAAGAACGCTCTTAGCCTACAAAACCCCTGACTATCACAGAAGAGCACTAATTTATGTAAACCCGGGGCCCATGCTGTGCAATTTACGTAACAACCAATTAGGGGCTTTACCTGACTTGCCTGCATATGTTAAAGCATCCTCGGGCATGTTGTGGGCCTGACATTGACATTCCAAACAGTGTAATGGGTTTATGATTCCAGTATATTTACCTAACCTTATATGAAATCTATATTGTTAGAGTCAGATTACAAAAATACTCCCAGCAGGAGAGCTATATCTCTGTAAAGATGATAAGGCAGCCCTGTTCCAAAACTGTGGCTAAAAAGCAATCTGGTAAGGAATTACAGCAAGGAgaaccaaatgtgtgtgtttgtgtgtggatatgttaGAGATAGTGTATGTGTACCTAACAAGTACATCTGTGTATGACAGAGtaatttgagtgtgtttgttacCGGAATCATTCCAGTAAACACATTAATAAACACAATACAACATGATTAATATAGATAATAAATActctgttatatatatatatatatatatatattttttttttttaaacacatcacTGCAGTTGTACCTGTGCAGCTGTGCCTTGAGCCCCTTGACCTGGGCCTCTCTGTGCTTGGCCTGGGCCCTGAGGGTCTCCACCAGGCCCTCCAGCCGCGCCTCAGAgcccagcagcagctgcagctcGCTGCCCACCTGCTCCAGCTGCAGCCCCAGCAGGGCCGCCTCCTTACAGCTCTCCTCCGCCATGGAGCGCACGCGGCGCTTTAGGATCTCCACCAGCTCCtgtggggcagggggggggggcaacgtCGGGTGCCCAGAATCAGGGAAGGGTGTGAGGTTTCATTCTTTTTGAGGAAATGTTACTTTTTTggtaacttttttttctctgaaaatGGATGTGGAGAAGTTGTGTGATGTGCCAAAAAATGGTATTTCCAAATGCCAAAACCTTACATCTGTGTTGAGTTCTCaagaaaatatttataaatGGCAACTGACACATTGTGATAGTGAGAATAATGTCTGCTAAATGCATTCAAAGGCAACCAGCCCAGGCAAACACACTAGGCTGTACCAGTTTTCCAGAGCTGCTACGACAGATTATCTTAAAAATAAGATTGAATAAATGATATAATACAACTTCCACAAACATCCTTTTGGACCAAGCATCTCCTAAATACCTAACTATAACATAATTTCActacattacaatacattaaatgtaaaaatgcattCCTTCAAAATACATGAAACGGCAATACAGTACATTAAAATGATGCTGTTCCTTGCTATGCAGCAAAATCATGTCTTAATGTGCAACTTGTGAAACAAAATGTTTCTGTGCACAGTCCCAGGACATGTGAGGGATTATTTTCAGGTGCCCGTAGTTCGTTAGAGGTCCATACCCTCTCATGTTACTACCTGGGTATTTAAGAAAATtagtaaacacaaacataccttCTCCTGGTTGACCTGGTTAACCAGCTGGTCGTGTTCGACCCTCAGTTCGAGGATGGCCTGTTCCTTCTGCCGTAGCTGAAGGGTCAGACCGTCCTTCTGAGCCTGCagtgccctctctccctccctggccgccacacactccctctccagCACTGCTGTACCAGAGAGACAGGGCCCAGGCCACAATCATCATCCACCACAACATTTTACTattttaattataataatagtgttaggcagccgtggcctactggttagtgctagGACTTGTAATcggaaggttgccggttcgaaccccgaccagtaggcacggctgaagtgcccttgaacaaggcacctaacctctcactgctccccgagcgccgctgttgttgcaggcagctcactgcgccgggattagtgtgtgcttcacctcactgtgtgttcactgtgtgctgagtgtgtttcactatttcacgaattgggataaatgcagagaccaaatcaaaagagtatatatacttatacttatatacagtatatgtttgaAACTAAAAAGGGAAGAAATATTCAAATTCATAATTACCACATAATTACACTAAAGAAAGACCAGAGGATAAAACAGGACACAAGCTCTGACTAATATAATTATGTCTCAATATGTCTCAAGATTATGAACCTCATATAGCACCATGCAAAAAGAACTAGAACCACATGCTGCTTTTGATTCAGAGATGCCATTTCTGATTGAAGAAACCAGCTGACAGGTTTGTTTGACTTGTCATTCAGTCTCAGAACAGCACATGGTCTCTAGCATACATTAAACTCTGATAACATTCAAAACATCTCAAGATGGCTAACTTAGTTACTCCTGCACATCCCAGGCACAATCTGAACTTTGATACTTTTTTCCAGTTAAGTGGGAGGTGTTGCATTAAATGTCAGTTAGTGCACAAGGTTCCCAATGCCATGTCAAGACAGAGGGGATAAGATTAATAGAAAGAAAACCATGTGCACAAAGGAATCTTCACAGTCAGTGCAAAATCTCTGTCAACAAAGTCAGCACCTAGAGAAAAACACCACTGTCTCCATAGCATCTGATATTTCCCTACAACTAAACAGGCGCTCCAAGGACAACAGAGTTGCAATCCTTTATGATCTGCAGACTCTGGTAAACTTACCATTTTCCTGTGACAGGCGGGTGCACTTGGCGGTGAGATACTGGATCTGGCTGTAGTCCTCATTCCTGTGGACTCTGAAAAACCTCCTCATTCCTCTTctcctgtccccctctctgcccTCTGTCCACTTCTCCTCTACCTACAACCTCTGCCAGCTGCTCGGTACCGGCTTGGCGTCTCTGGGAGAGGGAAGCGTTAGGTCACTGatttaccccccaccccaccctccgaCGCAGGGGGGACAAGTCCATGCATTTACCTTGATAGTCTTCCTTAGAGAAAGGTCACTGGGTAGGCTGTAGGCCAACCAGACAGACATGACGAATTCAGGTCATTGTCTTTGTCACCCAAACACAAAGGTCATCACAACCATAGACATGCAGAAAGAATCTTGCTTTCACTGAGACATTCAGGCATTGTAGCCGACAGCGTGCTTCCAATATGCAAATTGTCACCAGAGCTAAATCTTTACCTTCAGGCTGAGGTGTGTCGTAGGCAAGCTGGAGCTGGCCGTTTTTGGCCCACTCTTACCAAGCTATGAGCCACACCTTAGCCCAAAGTAAAGACTGAGAACTGCACAAGACTATTTGTAAATCCTGAATCAAAGCATGATCTTCGTTTTGTGATATCTAATCACCTTTGGAACACTTTATGTGGGGA
The Alosa alosa isolate M-15738 ecotype Scorff River chromosome 21, AALO_Geno_1.1, whole genome shotgun sequence genome window above contains:
- the LOC125286509 gene encoding hyaluronan mediated motility receptor, translated to MRRFFRVHRNEDYSQIQYLTAKCTRLSQENAVLERECVAAREGERALQAQKDGLTLQLRQKEQAILELRVEHDQLVNQVNQEKELVEILKRRVRSMAEESCKEAALLGLQLEQVGSELQLLLGSEARLEGLVETLRAQAKHREAQVKGLKAQLHSKNRELEDVQGDYSSLTQELQDMRSAYHRTVEELQHENEGSLQKLRETAEQFEWLCEQQRIWMCGFKRFKDSLSEEKESLILQVDRLQKEVAELRKSSHSSIQDPEDVDIPLYSRETPWDVDVMSGLQAEVDRWRGMYEELFSKLTPTQGEDAVNGYQKPP